From the Tribolium castaneum strain GA2 chromosome 2, icTriCast1.1, whole genome shotgun sequence genome, one window contains:
- the LOC660257 gene encoding very long chain fatty acid elongase 7 has product MTQLIRNVIDGYHDLMDNKSDPRVNDWFLMSSPFPTLLICLSYAYGVKVVGPKLMENRKPFNLKYTLIFYNLFQVIFSTYLFYESAVAGWMNHYSFKCQPVDYSRSPLAMRMARGCWWYYFSKFTEFLDTIFFVLRKKNDHISTLHVIHHGIMPMSVWFGVKFTPGGHSTFFGFLNTFVHIIMYSYYLIAALGPQYQKYLWWKKYLTTIQMIQFVLVMVHAFQLLFIDCNYPKAFVWWIGLHAVMFYFLFSNFYKQTYVKKDKKKVKSDDHQDEEVKTKRSNIGICFTTQTALYEKTDDVKEMTKGYTSDGNRLRNRVFIDNPRA; this is encoded by the exons ATGACACAACTAATAAGAAATGTGATAGACGGTTACCACGACCTCATGGATAATAAAAGCG ACCCCAGGGTCAACGATTGGTTCCTGATGAGCTCGCCATTCCCCACACTCCTCATCTGCTTGAGCTACGCTTACGGCGTTAAGGTAGTAGGCCCCAAATTGATGGAAAACAGGAAGCCGTTCAATCTCAAATACACCCTGATCTTCTATAATTTATTCCAAGTTATATTTAGCACGTACCTATTTTACGAG AGCGCGGTTGCGGGATGGATGAACCATTACAGCTTTAAATGCCAACCCGTGGACTACTCGAGGAGTCCGCTGGCCATGAGA aTGGCCAGAGGATGCTGGTGGTACTACTTCTCCAAGTTCACAGAATTCCTTGACACG atatTTTTCGTTTTGCGGAAGAAAAACGATCACATATCGACCCTGCACGTGATCCACCACGGCATCATGCCCATGAGCGTGTGGTTCGGGGTGAAGTTCACCCCCGGGGGCCACTCCACCTTCTTCGGCTTTTTGAACACTTTTGTGCACATCATCATGTACTCTTACTACTTGATCGCAGCACTGGGGCCCCAGTACCAGAAGTACTTGTGGTGGAAGAAGTACCTCACCACCATACAGATG atcCAATTCGTCCTGGTCATGGTGCACGCGTTCCAACTCCTCTTCATCGACTGCAACTACCCTAAGGCCTTCGTGTGGTGGATTGGATTGCACGCCGTTATGTTCTACTTCCTCTTCTCCAACTTCTACAAGCAAACTTACGTGAAAAAAGACAAGAAGAAGGTCAAATCAGATGACCACCAGGACGAAGAAGTGAAGACGAAGAGGTCGAATATTGGGATTTGTTTCACCACGCAGACGGCGCTGTATGAGAAAACCGACGATGTGAAAGAAATGACTAAAGGTTACACTTCTGATGGCAACAGGTTAAGAAATAGAGTGTTCATTGATAATCCTCGAGCGTAA
- the U2A gene encoding U2 small nuclear ribonucleoprotein A', with translation MVKLTAELIQNSMQYINPVKDRELDLRGYRIPEVENLGATGDQFDTIDFSDNDVRKLDGFPYLKRLKCLLFNNNRIVRIGEHLEEYIPNLETLILTGNHLEELGDIEPLCTLEKLTTVSLLHNPITSKQHYRLYLIYKLPQLRLLDFRKVTAKEREEARALFKSKKGKEIRKEIGKRAKTFIPGGTGNSIAKSKGLTDEEIAKIREAINKASSLEEVERLQKILQSGQIPGQEEMNGYQNGQSMEYE, from the exons ATGGTGAAGCTAACAGCCGAGCTGATTCAAAATTCCATGCAATACATAAATCCGGTAAAAGACCGCGAGTTGGACTTACGAG GTTATCGCATCCCCGAAGTGGAAAATCTGGGGGCCACCGGTGACCAGTTCGACACAATTGACTTTTCGGACAATGATGTGCGCAAGTTGGATGGTTTTCCGTACTTGAAGCGGTTGAAATGTTTGCTTTTTAACAATAACCGTATTGT ACGCATTGGGGAGCATTTGGAGGAGTACATTCCTAATTTGGAGACGCTGATTTTGACTGGGAACCACTTGGAAGAGCTGGGTGATATTGAGCCGTTGTGCACTTTGGAGAAGCTCACCACAGTTAGTCTTTTACATAACCCTATCACTTCCAAGCAGCATTACAGGCTATACCTAATTTATAAGTTACCGCAGTTAAGGTTGCTCGATTTTCGTAAAGTCACAGCTAAGGAACGGGAAGAGGCGAGGGCTCTGTTTAAGAGTAAGAAAGGCAAGGAGATTAGGAAAGAAATTGGGAAAAGGGCAAAGACGTTTATTCCCGGAGGTACAGGTAACAGTATTGCCAAAAGTAAAG gcCTTACAGACGAAGAAATTGCGAAAATTCGTGAAGCTATCAATAAGGCCAGTTCTTTGGAAGAGGTTGAACGGTTACAGAAGATTTTACAGTCTGGTCAAATTCCTGGTCAAGAAGAAATGAAcg gatATCAAAATGGACAAAGTATGGAATATGAATAA
- the LOC660384 gene encoding serine/threonine-protein kinase Nek8 encodes MDLYNVVGLLGQGTFGTIHLCERKHNQQKIVIKRINVELNGANTEGAKNEVAVLKSLNHPNVIQFYDSFMKSGSLYIVMEYANKGTLFDLISRIKPKRFTPQTVMNLFCQILMGLNHIHARKVIHRDLKTENIFLTGLRADVIKIGDFGISKILLNNKNAHTVIGTCNYVAPELCDGKPYDIKSDIWSLGCVLYELCALERMYEGTIYNVVLAIAAGQKKVVDVSYYGIQMQQMIELMVQVDPNDRPDTTALMSLSDVFPSLHVLGTNLGCISKGAKFDFNAV; translated from the exons AACGATTCATTTATGTGAGagaaaacacaaccaacaaaaaatcgtCATTAAGCGAATCAACGTCGAGCTCAATGGGGCCAACACAGAAGGCGCAAAGAACGAAGTCGCGGTCCTAAAATCGCTAAACCATCCCAACGTAATCCAATTTTACGACAGTTTTATGAAAAGCGGCTCGTTGTACATCGTCATGGAGTACGCGAATAAGGGAACCCTCTTCGACCTGATCTCCCGCATCAAGCCCAAGAGGTTCACGCCGCAGACCGTCATGAACCTATTTTGCCAAATTCTAATGGGTCTGAACCACATCCACGCGCGCAAAGTGATCCATCGCGACCTCAAGACCGAAAACATTTTCCTCACCGGACTGCGAGCCGATGTTATCAAAATTGGAGATTTCGGAATTTCCAAAATCCTCCTCAA CAACAAAAACGCCCACACGGTCATCGGCACTTGCAACTACGTGGCCCCGGAATTGTGCGATGGCAAGCCGTACGACATCAAATCGGACATTTGGTCCCTTGGGTGCGTTTTATACGAACTGTGTGCCCTCGAACGCATGTATGAAGGAAcg ATTTATAACGTGGTTTTGGCCATCGCTGCTGGGCAGAAGAAAGTGGTTGATGTGAGTTATTACGGCATTCAGATGCAGCAAATGATTGAGTTAATGGTGCAAGTTGATCCGAATGACCGGCCTGATACAACGGCTTTGATGAGTCTGAGCGATGTTTTCCCGAGCTTGCACGTCCTGGGGACCAATTTGGGGTGCATTTCCAAGGGGGCCAAGTTTGATTTTAATGCGGTTTGA